DNA sequence from the Desulfobaccales bacterium genome:
TCATCACCAATTTTTAACAACAATCATAGGGCGGCCCGTGGCCGCCATTCAGCGGCGTGCACGGCACGCCCTCTGGAACTGGACGGGCCTGTAGGGACGGGTTTTAAACCCGCGCCTACAAATCTTCCCCAACAAGGGGCCGAAACCCATGGGCAAAATCTCGATCATAAAGTTTGGACCTGGCCTTTAACTGCCCTTCCCTGGCGGCCAGGGCCGGACCCACCAGGATCAAGGCCTGGCGCTCAATGTCCGCTTCCTTGACCAACCCGGCGATAGTTGCCATCTTGCCTCGGATAATCTGCTGGTCCGGCCAGCTCACTCGGTAGGCCACCACCACCGGCGTTTCCGGACCGTAGGCGGGGGTGAGTTCGGCCACCACGGCATCTATAAGTTTGATACTCAGATAGATGACCAGGGTGGCCCCGTGACGAGCCAGATCACCTAAGGCCTCCCCCGGCGGCACCGGGGTGCGCCCCGCCGCCCGGGTTAAAATAACGGTCTGGGTCACCTCCGGCAGGGTGAGTTCCTGGGCCAGAGCCGCAGCCGCAGCAAAGGCCGCGGTCACTCCGGGGATTACCTGGCAAGGGATCTGTTCTTGTTCCAAAACTTCCAGCTGCTCCTGGATGGCCCCGTAGAGGGAAGGGTCGCCGGAGTGGACCCGGACCACCCGTTGGCCGACCCGGTGCCCCCCCATCATCCGGCCAACGATTTCTTCCAGGTTCAGAGCCGCGGTGTCCACGAGTTCGGCCCCTGGGCCGGCCCAGGTAAGAATAGCCGGCGACACCAGGGACCCGGCATAGAGCACCAGGTCTGCCGCGGCCAGGGCCTTTTGCCCTTTGACTGTGATTAGCTCCGGGTCACCGGGCCCGGCTCCTATGAAGATAACGGGATGACGCTCAGTCATGCAATTTCCCTTCTTTCAGCAGCCAGCGGAAAGTTGCCATTTTTTGTTCTAAACCCTAACCCCTGCCTGGTTCTTGACTCCAGTAACTATCCACACCGGATTCAACGCCTGCAACGCGGTCCCGCCGGCCAGGGAGTGCGAACGGCTTACCTGGAGGTGGACCACTTCAACCTCCCAGCCCGCTTCGGTCAGGACGTTTCGGGCCGTCTCCAAGGTCTCTAAAAGGGCCGCGCTGATCACCACCCGGCCACCGGGCATCAAGCGCCGCATGGCTTCCCGGACGATAGCCCCGACTTCCGGGCCGCCGCCCCCCACGAAAACCCGCTGGGGGTCGGGCAGGGCCGCCAGACACAATGGGGCCGGGGCGCAGACTATTTCCAGGTTAGGCACCCCAAACTGATCCCGGTTGGCGGCGATTTGGGCCGCCCTCTCCGGGTGGCGCTCCACCGCAAAAACTTTCCCGTCGGGGATAAGCAGGCTGGCCTCCAACCCCACGGAGCCGCAACCGGCCCCTACGTCCCAGAGGACTTGGCCAGGGAGAAGCCTCAGTTTGGCCAGAACCACAGCTCGCACTTCGGTCTTGGTGATGAGCCCGGCCTGATGGACCAAAACCTCCTCCGGGAGCCCCAGGTGTAATTGTGGCCCAGGGGCAACCGCCTCGCCCGGCTCGGACAGCGCCAACACCAGGTTCAAGGCCGAAAATTCCCGCCCCAAAGTCTCCTCCAGGCTCAACCAGGTGACCCGCTCGGTGTCCTGGCCCAGGTCTTCCGCCACGCAGAGGCGCGACCTCGTTAAACCCCGGTCCAGAAGGAACCGGGCAATCTCGCCGGGTGTATGAACCGGGTCTGTATAGATGATCAAGGCGCCCGGTTTTCTCAAAGCGGCGCGCAACAGCTCCCACGAACGCCCGTGCAGGCTGATGATAGTGGCGTCCTGCCAGGGCATCTTCAGGCGGGCGCAGGCGGCCTGGACCGCAGTGAGGTTGGGGTGAATCACCACCTGCTCGGCCCCCAGGACTTTTACAACTAGCGGCCCGAT
Encoded proteins:
- the cobM gene encoding precorrin-4 C(11)-methyltransferase, with protein sequence MTERHPVIFIGAGPGDPELITVKGQKALAAADLVLYAGSLVSPAILTWAGPGAELVDTAALNLEEIVGRMMGGHRVGQRVVRVHSGDPSLYGAIQEQLEVLEQEQIPCQVIPGVTAAFAAAAALAQELTLPEVTQTVILTRAAGRTPVPPGEALGDLARHGATLVIYLSIKLIDAVVAELTPAYGPETPVVVAYRVSWPDQQIIRGKMATIAGLVKEADIERQALILVGPALAAREGQLKARSKLYDRDFAHGFRPLVGEDL
- the cbiE gene encoding precorrin-6y C5,15-methyltransferase (decarboxylating) subunit CbiE, with translation MIPVQVVGLGMSPADLTPKVLEIIREAQVLVGGRRLLDYFPKHRAMKIPLGKDPEGTLRQLAALAAAKRVVVLASGDPNFYGIGPLVVKVLGAEQVVIHPNLTAVQAACARLKMPWQDATIISLHGRSWELLRAALRKPGALIIYTDPVHTPGEIARFLLDRGLTRSRLCVAEDLGQDTERVTWLSLEETLGREFSALNLVLALSEPGEAVAPGPQLHLGLPEEVLVHQAGLITKTEVRAVVLAKLRLLPGQVLWDVGAGCGSVGLEASLLIPDGKVFAVERHPERAAQIAANRDQFGVPNLEIVCAPAPLCLAALPDPQRVFVGGGGPEVGAIVREAMRRLMPGGRVVISAALLETLETARNVLTEAGWEVEVVHLQVSRSHSLAGGTALQALNPVWIVTGVKNQAGVRV